One Skermanella pratensis genomic window, ACCTGGACGCGGGCGCTGCCCGCCCTGGCGGGACCCGCCTGGACGACGCTGACGGCCGGGCTGGCCGCCGCCGGAATAGCCCTGGTCCTCGTGCTGGGCTGCCTGGAGAACGAGCAGCGGTCGGGGCTTCGGCCGTCGGCGCGCGGGCTGTGGCTGCTGTACCTGCCGCTGCTGGTGCCGCAGATCGGCTTCCTGTTCGGAACCCAGGTGCTGCTGGTGGCGGCCGGGCTGGACGGCACCTGGCCGGCGCTGGTGTGGAGCCACCTGCTGTTCGTGCTGCCCTATGTGTTCCTGACCCTGGCCGATCCCTACCGGGCGCTGGACGAGCGCTACGCGCGGGCGGCGGCATGCCTCGGCGCCTCGCCGGCCCGGGTCTTCCTGCGGGTCAAGCTGCCGCTGCTGCTCCGCCCGATCCTCGCCGCGGCGGCGATCGGCTTCTCGGTCAGCGTCGCCCAGTACCTGCCGACCCAGTTCGCCGGGGCCGGCCGGCTGCCGACATTGACGACCGAGGCGGTCGGGCTGGCGGCCGGGGCGGACCGCCGGCTGATCGGCGTCTACGGCTTCGCCCAGGCCGCCTTGCCCCTGGCCGCCTTCGCCCTGGCGCTCCTGGTGCCGGGGCTGTCCGGAAGGGTGCGCCGGATCGGGACCGGGAAAGGCAGGCGGGCATGAGGGCGGGCCTGGGACCGGATAACGAACACCGGCTGGAGCTCGACGGGGTCGGGCTCAGGCTCGGCGGGCGGGAGCTGGTCCCGCCGCTGTCGCTGACCATCCAGGGGGGCCAAGTCGCCGTGCTGATGGGGCCGAGCGGCAGCGGCAAGTCGAGCCTGCTGGCCCATCTGTGCGGGACCCTGGACCCCGCCTTCGAGGCCGCCGGGCGGGTGGTGCTGGACGGCACCGACCTGGCCGGGTTGCCGCCGGAACGGCGCCGGGTCGGCATCCTGTTCCAGGACGACCTGCTGTTCCCGCACATGAGCGTGGCGGAGAACCTGGCGTTCGGCCTGCCGCCGGGCGTTCGCGGGCGCGCCGAGAGGCGGGCGGTGGTCGAGCGGG contains:
- a CDS encoding ATP-binding cassette domain-containing protein; its protein translation is MRAGLGPDNEHRLELDGVGLRLGGRELVPPLSLTIQGGQVAVLMGPSGSGKSSLLAHLCGTLDPAFEAAGRVVLDGTDLAGLPPERRRVGILFQDDLLFPHMSVAENLAFGLPPGVRGRAERRAVVERALAEADLAGFGGRDPATLSGGQRARVALLRTLLAEPAALLLDEPFGKLDAALRGRFRAWVFDHARRRGLPTLLVTHDPADAKEADGPIVDLGAGEPGAGEPGNSPDGTPDAVPDTAMDRIPGYVVKRA